DNA sequence from the Shewanella piezotolerans WP3 genome:
CGGTGTCGATTGAATACATGGCGCAAGCGTTGACCGAAAGTTTGCTCGAAATCGCCCCTGATAAACCGATTAATCCAGCCAGAGAGTCATCTCAGTAATGCCTAGTAGTACCTTTATACGATACAGCCTCACCGTGCTTACTTTGCTAACGTTTGCCACTATTTCAGCGCAAATCGATACCCAAATGACTCTGTCGCAGCAGTGGTATTTGTTGGTAAATTTTGTCGATAGACAGGCATTAGCCACAAACTTTGAGGCGATTATGTTTACCGAATCACAACTGCCTCGCATAGTGATGGCTGTGATGGTAGGCGCAATGCTGGGTCTTGTTGGCAGCTTAATGCAGCAATTGACCCAAAACCCTTTGGTGTCACCGATGACACTGGGTACTGCATCTGGTGCGTGGTTGGCGTTAGTGCTGCTTAATGTGTTTTTCCCCTCGCTTGTGGGCCAATATGCGTCGGTGGCAGCGACCGTTGGCGCCATGTTAACACTGGCGTTAGTGATTCTGATCGCTGGGCTGCGGAATCTATCAGGTTTACCTGTGGTACTTGCGGGGATGGCGGTCAATATTCTATTAGGTGCTATCGCGACGGCGGTTATTTTACTCAACGATCAATACGCTAAAAACCTGTTTATATGGGGCGCGGGCGATCTGGCTCAAAACGGTTGGCAACAGGTGCAATGGTTGTTACCTAAATTGAGTGTCTCTGTGCTTATTTTACTGTTGGCTCCGCGAATACTGGCGTTACTCAGAATGGGGCAGGCCGGTGCTGCCGCTAGGGGCTTGAATATTATCCCCGCTATTTTAGCGCTGTTTACTTTGGGCATATGGCTGGTGGCAACCTCTATCACCGCTGTGGGGGTCATCAGTTTTATTGGCCTACTCGCGCCAAATATTGCACGGCAATTAGGTGCCCGCACTCCGCGTGATGAGCTTTGTTTTAGTATGTTGCTTGGCGCGGCTGTTCTCGTGATAACTGATGCCTTAGCGATTGCGATGAGCATACTAACCTTTGATTTAGTGCCCTCTGGCACTGCTGCCGCACTAATCGGTGCTCCTGCGCTTATTTGGTTTACGCGCCGTAAAATGGGGGCGCAAGATCAGGTATCTTTCTCATTACCTAAAAGCCGATTTCAGATGAATGCGCACACTTTACTAGGTATGTTGTTGAGCCTTTTTGCCATGATTGCTTTGGTTTTACTGTTTTCCAAATCGACAGTGAATGACGCGACGG
Encoded proteins:
- the fhuB gene encoding Fe(3+)-hydroxamate ABC transporter permease FhuB: MPSSTFIRYSLTVLTLLTFATISAQIDTQMTLSQQWYLLVNFVDRQALATNFEAIMFTESQLPRIVMAVMVGAMLGLVGSLMQQLTQNPLVSPMTLGTASGAWLALVLLNVFFPSLVGQYASVAATVGAMLTLALVILIAGLRNLSGLPVVLAGMAVNILLGAIATAVILLNDQYAKNLFIWGAGDLAQNGWQQVQWLLPKLSVSVLILLLAPRILALLRMGQAGAAARGLNIIPAILALFTLGIWLVATSITAVGVISFIGLLAPNIARQLGARTPRDELCFSMLLGAAVLVITDALAIAMSILTFDLVPSGTAAALIGAPALIWFTRRKMGAQDQVSFSLPKSRFQMNAHTLLGMLLSLFAMIALVLLFSKSTVNDATVWLWTIPDAFSWQIQWPRIMTAVAAGSGLAVAGVLLQRLIYNPLASPDILGISAGATCALVAGSIFVGLNIFDAAPAIAFLGSMTVLGLLLLLGKRHRYAPSMLILTGIALTALIDAMVQFALARGDETSYTILSWLAGSTYRVSPSAAVVLIISVLGLIAFALATSRWLTLISTGREFSKARGLNVPRAFMLLLCCVALLCGVVTATMGPVAFVGLLAPHMAVILGAKKVQLQLPAAAIIGAGLMVLSDWIGQNVVYPSQVAAGTVVSVVGGLYFILLLIQGRRATT